CGCCGCGCGGCACTGGTTCCGGCGGGTGTTCTAGTGGTGGCGCTGGCTTTCCTGTTGGCCTCGGTCACATCGGTGGGGCTCGTCGTCGCGACGGCGATAACCGGCGCGACAGTCGGGATTCGCCGACGGACCCGACGGCGGCGCCGAGCCCGCGCCGCCGAAGCCGTCGCGCTGCAGGGCGCGCTGGACACTCTCGTCGGGGAACTGCGCGTCGGAGCTCACCCCGTCGCCGCACTCGGCGCCGCCGCCGTGGACGTCGGCGGTGTCGTCGCCACGGCACTGCGGACCATCGCGGCGCGAGCGCGTCTGGGCGCTGACGTCGCGGTGGGCCTTCGCAGCGTCGCGCACCGCTCGTCGCTGCCAGGGCAGTGGGAAAGGCTCGCGGCCGGTTGGCAGCTCGCACAGCACCACGGCCTCGCCATCGGCACCCTGATGCAAACCGCACAGCGGGATCTCCTCGAGCGGGAACGATTCGCCGCCCGCGTCGACGCCGGGATGGCCGGAGCACGCGCCACCGCAGCGGTGCTGGCGGGGCTTCCCGTAGTCGGCGTCGGACTCGGCCAGCTGATCGGCGCCGACCCGCTGAGCTTCCTGCTCTCCGACGGATTCGGTGGATGGTTGTTGGTCATCGGGGTGGCACTGGCCTGTGTCGGCCTGCTGTGGTGCGACCGGATCACCAGTCAGGTGTTGAGATGATCTGCGCCGCAATCCTGATGGCTGTTGCGGTGCTTCTCGCCCCGGCCGGAGCAAGAGCGCGTGCACGTGCGTTGGCCGGTTTCGGGCCGCGGACATCGATACGGCCGGCCGTTCCGGTGGCCCCCGATGCGCTGGCCACGGCGTCGACTCTTGAGGTGTTGGCCGCATGCCTGCGTTCGGGAATGGCGGTGTCGACGGCCGCGGCCGCCACGGCGCCGTCCGCACCACCGCACCTGGCCCGGATCTTGACTCGGGCCTCCGACATGCTCGCGCTCGGCGCCGAACCGGCCTCGGCATGGACGGATCCGGCCAAGAACACCGACGACCACGCCGAAGCGCTGCTGCGGTTGGCGCGTCGCTCGGCGGCATCGGGTGCCGCTCTCGCGCAGGGCGTCGCCGAGTTGGCCGGCCAGGTCCACGACGATGCCGCCGACTCCGCCCGCGCCGCGGCAGAACGGGCCGGCGTCCTGATCGCGGGGCCGCTGGGGCTGTGCTATCTGCCCGCGTTCGTGTGCCTCGGCATCGTGCCGGTCGTCGCGGGCCTGGCCACCGATGTGCTGGGTTCCGGTGTGTTGTGAAAATGATGGGGAGGAAATCGATTGAAAAGCAACTGGATTCGTACATCGCAGGCGAAGCTGAGCCTGTTGATCGTGGACGAGAGCGGCATGTCCACGGTCGAATACGCAATCGGCACTATTGCGGCGGCGGCGTTCGGCGCCATTCTCTACACCGTGGTGACGGGCGACTCGATCGTCAGCGCACTGACCAACATCATCAATCGCGCACTGAACACCAACGTCTAGGTGACGAGGGCGGTGCGACGGTCGAGGCGGCGATCGGCATCGCGGGTCTGGTCGTCGTCCTGCTGGTGTGCATGTCGAGCCTCATCGCGGTGTCGACGTACATCCGGTGTGTCGACGCAGCCAGGGAAGCGGCGCGATTGGCAGCCCGAGGTGACGACGGATCGGCGGCGGCCCAAGCCATCGCGCCGGACGGAGCGGCGATTCAGCTGCGCCGCGACGGCGAACACATCGTCGCCACCGTCTCGGCGCGGTCGGCGTTCCTGCCGGGCGTCACCCTCGCGGGACGAGCTGTCGCCGCGTTGGAGCCCGGTGTGGGCGGATGACGGTGCGGCGACTCCGGTCGCCGTCGCGATGATGGCGGTGCTGGTGGCGGTCACCGTCGCGTGCGTGTACCTCGGCGCGGCGGTGACGGCGCGGCACCGCGCCCAGGCCGCGGCCGATCTCGCCGCACTGGCCGCGGCTGGACGGCTCGCGCAGGGTGCGGGCACTGCATGCGCACACGCCAAAGAGTTGGCCGAGGCGATGAGCACCAGGGTCGCGGACTGCACCGTGGTGGGACTCGATGCCGTTGTCGCCGTTGAGGTCGCCGTCGCACTCGGCCGGTTTGGTGTCGGTACGGCCCGAGCCGTAGCCCGCGCCGGCCCGGTCGAATAGTGCGGCTAGCTCTCGGCCGGACGGAGTGTGGCCAGTCCCGCGGACACGTCGTCGTCGAGCTCGACGCGGTTGATCGTCACGTGCACGGGCGTCCACCCGCCGTCGTTGGCGACCAACCGTAAGGTGCCCGAGGTGCGACCCTTCTCGAATTCCTCTGCCATTCTTGCCAATTCGTGCCGGTCTGACGGATGCACCAGATGTTCACCGGCCAGGCTGGCGCGCCAGTTGAAGAATGGGGCGGGGTCATCGAGCCACTTCAGCAGCGTCCAGTTGGTCGGGTCGACGAGCGCGCGGTGCGCGCCCGGCTGTGCCAAGCCCTTCAGGATCCGCTGGGCCAGAACGTCGCGTCGGTCAGCGCCGCCCTCAGACTCCCCGCGCCAGTTCATCGCCCGAAGGACCAGTCGCTGGCTTCCGTCGTCCGCTTCCTCGGCGAGCACTCTGGCCACGAAGCCGATCGTGATCGGTTCGCCGCGATAGTCCCTCACGTCCCACGAATTGCAGAGCGTGTGGCCGGGCTCGCGCTTGATCGTCATCGACAGGACTTCGGCCTCGCTCGGATTGAGCTCACGCTTAGGCAGATCCTCGGCGAACGCTCTGCCGTGCGTCACCTGACTGTCCGGGGCCCATCCGCTGTTGAACAACGACTCCTTGGTGTCGGTCGCGGTGCCGTTGGTCAGGTCCCAGATGAGCGGCCCGGGAATCGGGCGCTCCGGCGGCTCCATATCGGGCGGGCCGATCCACACGTGCACACCGTGAATCCGGCCATCCGACATCTGGATCACCTCGGTGCGGATCACGCGGTCGTTCTTGGGCGTGATGCTGCTCAGGCCTTGGCCCGCGCGCACGGTCTCGCCGATCGCGGTCTGAATCGCCATCAGATGCGGATTTCGCCTCAGAAACGCGCTGACGGGGACCAGATTCTTCGTTAGGCGCCCCTGTGCGACCACGGCAGGTTCGCTGCCCAATGTCTCCACGAGCAGCCAGTCGTGGTTCATGAGGGGCATTTTAGGGCGGGGTCTGCGGCCCTCCGCAGCCAGCATTTGCATACGGAATCAGTGGTCGTTTGCCATGTGTACGGTGCGTCACAAGATTTTTCGCGGGCGTCAGTTAACTCACCAAAGTTGCGGTGCCAGCCCTGACAAGGTAGTTTGCGACTGCACCCAGCTATACCGGGATAGGGAACGGATCGAGTTGTCCGACCGTTCGTCGCAACCGCGGTACCAGCGATTTCGGTCTGACTGGCAGGGTCCGCGGAGCCGCGGGGGCGACCGTACGAGGGGTCGGTCGCCCCTTGCGGCGGCGTCATGGCGTGGTGCCTCCGAGCTCTTTCAGAACCAGTCGCAGCAACCTGATCGCACCCTCTTTGTCAAGGGGATCGTTTCCGTTGCCGCACTTGGGTGACTGCACACAGGACGGGCACCCGGCGGGGCACTCGCACGCCTCGATCGCCGCCGCCGTCGCTCCCCACCAGACGTCGATCTTTTCGAAGCCGCGGTCGGCGAAGCCGGCGCCGCCGGGATAGCCGTCATAGACGAAGATCGTCGGCAGGCCGTCGACGGGGCCCACCGCCGTGGACACTCCGCCGATGTCGCCTCGGTCGCAGCTGGCGACCAGCGGCAGCAATCCGATCGCCGCGTGTTCGGCCGCATGAAGCGAACCCGGCACCCGTAACGGATCAATCCCGTTGTCCTGCAGAGCTTCAGGGGTGATGGTGCACATCACCGCCGAGGTGTCGAGGGTGCGCGTCGGCATCTCGAGTTCGACGAAGTCGATGACCTCGCCGCTCAACTCCCGCCGCAGATAGCCGATGACGGTGTTGGTCACCGATACCGGCACGAGCCCAACGGTCACCGGCCCGTAGGTCTTTCGTATCCCCTCGCCGGTGACCACGATGTCGGTCAACTCCCGGGCGGATGTGGTGTACCCCGGATCCTCGGCGTGCACGAACGCGACGCCGTCCTCGAAGTCGAGTGAGTCGACGACGTAGCTCTCACCCTGATGCAGATAGACGGCCCCCGGATGGACCGAGGCCGGTGCCTGGCCCGCGCCCGCGGTGCCCAACAGTCGCCCCGTCTCCGCCTCCAGGATCGCGATCTGACCACCCGACGAGCCGCGGATGTCCACTGCCGGATGCGGATCCACACCCGGTGTCGCGAAGTAACCGGTGGGACGCCTGCGCAGCAGGCCGTCGTCGACGAGCGACGCCGCGACCGCCTCGGCGTTCCACATCCGCACCTCCGCCTCGGTGAGCGGAAGCTCGGTCGCGGCGCAGAGCAACTGCGGGCCAAGGACATACGGATTGGACGGATCGATGACGACGCGTTCGATCGGCTTGTCCAGCAGGGCCGCGGGGTGATGGACGAGGTACGTGTCGAGCGGGTCGTCGCGGGCGATCAACACGATCAACGCGCTTTGGCCCCGGCGGCCGGCACGGCCTGCCTGCTGCCAGAAGGACGTCACCGTGCCGGGAAAGCCAGCCAGTACGACGGCATCGAGGCCAGCGATGTCCACCCCGAGTTCCAAGGCGTTGGTCGTCGCCAGCCCGCGCAATTCGCCGTCGGCGAGTGCGCGTTCCAGCGCGCGCCGGTCCTCGGCGAGATAACCCGCCCGATATGACGCGACACGGTCGGCGAGATCCGGTGCGAGTTCCTCCAACCGGGCGCGCGCGCCCAGCGCCGTCAGTTCGGCACCGCGGCGCGAACGCACGAATGTCAGCGTGCGAGCGCCCTCGGCGATCAGATCGCCCATCACCCGCGCGGCATCCGCGCCCGCCGAACGCCGAACCGGGGCACCGTTTTCTCCGACGAGGTCGTCCAGCAAGGCCGGCTCCCACAACGCGACCGTGCGTGCGCCCTGCGGTGAACCGTCCTCGGTGACCTCAGTGACGGTCTGCCCGATCAGTTCCGACGCGGTGCCGGCGGGTGACGCCGTGGTGGCACTGGCGAAGATCACCGTGGGTCCGGAGGATTCCGATCCGGCGCCCGAATAGCGGGTGGCCAACCGCAACAGCCGACGCAGCACCATCGCCACGTTTGACCCGAAAACACCACGGTAGTAATGGCATTCATCGACGACGAGGTATCGCAGGTTACGGAGGAACACCGCCCAGCGGGCATGGTTGCGCAGCAGTGACAGGTGAATCATGTCGGGATTGGAGAAAATCCAGCGCGACCGTTCCCTGGCGAAGCGTCGCACCTCGGTAAGGCTGTCACCGTCATACGCGCTCGGCGCGACGTCACGGAGCCCGGGTACGGCTTCGGTCAGCGCCACCGCGGTGCGCAACTGGTCGTGGCCGAGCGCCTTGGTGGGCGACAGATAGAGCACGCGGGCGCGTGAATCAGCTTTCAGCGCCGTCAAAATCGGCAACTGGTATGCCAGCGACTTGCCCGACGCGGTCCCGGTGCTGAGTACCACATGACGCCCGGCGTTGGCGAGGTTGGCCGCTGCGAGCTGATGTGACCACGGCGCCTCGATGCCGCGATCAACGAACGCCTGCACCACTTCTGGATCGGCCCACTCCGGCCAGCCTTGGCGTCGGCCCTGGCGCGGCGGCAGGTCGGCGACATGACGCAACGGATCGTGCCCTCCACTACGGGCGCCGTCGACCGCGCTAGCGAGCAGTTCGCGGCCGAAATCTGCCATACCGAACCTTTCCTGGCCCTTCCTGAGCCCCTTCGTATGTGAATTGTTCACCAATCGATTGCGTCTCCACTGTCGCCGCAGCCCAGAACGTGATTGACTGATCGCGGTCGCAGCTTCTGTGTTCGTGTATTCGCACTCGCAGGATCGACGTTGCGATCGCGGTTCCTGCGAGGGTTGTAGGTCGGGTCGAGTTCCGAGCACTCCACGAAGGTATGGCGGTCGGAACGGGCCCGGTGTACCGAAACGGTGGACCGCACCCGGTATGAAGAGAAGGAAAGTACGAAAGATGCCACAGGGAACTGTGAAGTGGTTCAACGCGGAAAAGGGTTTCGGGTTCATCGCGCCCGAGGACGGTTCTGCCGATGTGTTCGTCCACTACACGGAGATTCAAGGAAGCGGCTTCCGCACCCTTGAGGAGAACCAGAAGGTCGAGTTCGAGGTTGGCCAGAGCCCCAAGGGCCCGCAGGCCACAGGCGTTCGCGCCGTCTAACCGACGCACCTAGAGGAAACCCCCCGCACAGCTCCGACAACGAGCATCGCGGGGGTGTTTTCGTTTGGGGGGTGCCCGGCCCGGCGGCACCTCGGCCGGGCGGTCCCTGGCTTAATGTCGAACGCGTGAGCCAGCTGTCCTTCTTCTCGGCCGAGTCGGTGCCGCCTGCGGTGGCCGACCTGACCGGGTTGCTTGCCGCACCGGGACAGGTGGTGCTGGTGGGTTCGGGCGCACAGGCCGGGGCGCGGCTCTCGGTGGTGGTGGACCAGATGTGGCGGGCGCAGGCGCTCGCCGAGATGATCGTCGAGGCCGGCCTTGAGCCCGAGATATCCCGCACCGACGAGAACAATCCGCTGGTCCGCACGGCTGTCGACGCGCGCCTGGTCGGTATCGCCACCGAATGGACACGCGGCGCCGTCAAGACCGTCCCGCCGCAGTGGCTGCCGGGTCCGCGACAATTGCGGGCCTGGACGCTGGCCGCGGGTACCCCGGAGGCCGATCGCTACCTCCTTGGCCTGGACCCGCACGCGCCCGACACGCATTCGCCACTGGCGTCGGCCATGATGCGGGTGGGGATAGCTCCGACACTCATCGGCACCAGAGGGTCTCGTCCGGCACTGCGGATCAGCGGTCGCCGCCGGCTATCGCGCCTGGTAGAGAACGTGGGGGAACCCCCGGCGGATGTGGACGCGTTTGCTCAGTGGCCGCGCGTCTGACGGCCCGGAAAAGGGGGGTCAGTTTGCGTCGGGTCGATCAGAATGCGAAATTGTCAGTTGCCGACGAGGCCCTGCCGGACGCACAGCGCGGTTTCGGGCGTTGTTGGCAGCAGAAGAAGTGGAGCGTAGGCACTGGTGGGAGACGAGGACCGCAGTAGCGGCCGCAACGGCGGCGACGAGCCGTCATCGCGAAGAGCCAACGGCTCGGTGCGGCGACTCGTCATAGTCGAGTCGCCTACCAAGGCGCGCAAAATTGCCGGGTATCTGGGTTCCAACTACATCGTCGAGTCCTCCCGCGGGCACATCCGCGACCTGCCACGCAACGCTGCCGACGTGCCCGCGAAGTACAAGTCGGAGCCCTGGGCGCGCCTCGGGGTGAACGTCGAGGACAACTTCGAGCCCCTGTACATCATCAGCCCGGAGAAGAAGAGCACCGTCGCGGAGCTCAAGGACCTGCTCAAGGACGTCGACGAGCTCTATCTGGCCACCGACGGCGACCGCGAGGGCGAGGCCATCGCGTGGCATCTCCTGGAGACGCTGAAGCCTCGCATCCCGGTCAAGCGGATGGTGTTCCACGAGATCACCGAGCCGGCCATCCGGGCCGCCGCAGAAGACCCGCGCGATCTGGACAACGACCTCGTCGATGCGCAGGAGACCCGACGCATCCTGGACCGCCTCTACGGCTACGAGGTCAGCCCGGTGCTGTGGAAGAAGGTCGCGCCGAAGCTGTCGGCGGGCCGGGTGCAGTCCGTGGCGACCCGCATCATCGTGTCGCGCGAGCGGGAGCGCATGGCGTTCCGCAGCGCGGGCTACTGGGACGTGACCGCGCAACTCGACGCCAGCGTGTCCGACCCGCAGGCGTCGCCACCGACGTTCACCGCGAAGCTGAGCTCTGTCGACGGACTGCGAGTGGCCGCCGGACGCGACTTCGACTCGCTGGGCGCGCTCAAGAAGCCCGACGAGGTGGTGGTGCTCGACGAGTCCGCCGCCGGTGCGCTGGCCGCCGGGCTGCGCGGCGCGCAGCTCGAGGTGTCGTCCGTCGAGCAGAAGCCCTACACCCGTAAGCCGTACGCGCCGTTCATGACGTCGACGCTGCAGCAGGAGGCCGGCCGGAAGCTGAGGTTCTCCTCGGAGCGCACGATGAGCATCGCGCAGCGGCTCTATGAGAACGGCTACATCACCTATATGCGTACCGACTCGACGACGCTGTCGCAGTCGGCAATCAACGCGGCACGCAATCAGGCTCGCCAGCTCTACGGCGAGGAGTACCTGCATCCGCAGCCGCGGCAGTACACCCGCAAGGTCAAGAACGCCCAGGAGGCGCACGAGGCCATCCGGCCCGCGGGCGACGTCTTCCAGACGCCGGGTCAGCTGCACAGCCAGCTCGACACCGACGAGTTCCGGCTCTACGAGCTGATCTGGCAGCGCACGGTCGCCTCGCAGATGGCCGACGCCCGGGGTACCACGCTGAGCCTGCGGATCTCCGGGCAGTCGAGCGACGGCAGACAGGTGGTGTTCAACGCCAGCGGGCGCACCATCACGTTCGCCGGCTTCCTCAAGGCGTATGTCGAGAGCATCGACGACCAGGCGGGCGGCGAGGCCGACGACGCCGAGAGCCGGCTGCCTCAGCTCAAGCAGGGCCAGCGGGTGGACGCCAAGGAGCTCACGGCTGACGGTCACACCACATCGCCGCCTGCCCGCTACACCGAAGCGTCGCTGATCAAGGCGCTGGAGGACCTCGGTATCGGACGGCCGTCGACGTACTCGTCGATCATCAAGACGATCCAGGACCGCGGCTACGTGCACAAGAAGGGCAGCGCCCTGGTGCCGTCGTGGGTCGCGTTCGCCGTCACCGGTCTGCTCGAACAGCACTTCAGCCGGCTGGTCGACTACGGCTTCACCGCGGCGATGGAGGATGAGCTCGACGAGATCGCCGCGGGCCACGAACAGCGCACCAACTGGCTGACCAACTTCTACTTCGGCGGCGAGCACGGTGTGGCCGACTCGATCGCACGCTCGGGCGGCCTGAAGAAGCTCGTCGGCGTGAACCTCGAAGGTATCGACGCTCGAGAAGTCAACTCCATCAAGCTGTTCGACGATGCCGAGGGTCGCCCCATCTACGTGCGGGTCGGTAAGAACGGGGCGTACCTGGAGCGCATGATCACCGGCGAGGACGGCGAGCCGACCCCGCAGCGCGCGAACCTCAAGGACGAGCTGACCCCCGATGAGCTGACGCTCGAGCTCGCCGAAAAGCTTTTCAGCACACCGCAAGAGGGCCGTTCGCTGGGCATCGATCCCGAGACCGGACACGAGATCGTCGCGAAGGACGGCCGCTACGGGCCGTACGTCACCGAGGTGTTGCCGACGCCGGACGAACCCGACGACGACGCGGGCGCAACCGCCAAGAAGGGCAAGAAGCCGACCGGGCCCAAGCCGCGCACGGGGTCGCTGCTGCGTTCGATGGACCTCGAGACCGTCACGTTGGAAGACGCGCTGCGGCTGCTGTCGCTGCCTCGTGTTGTCGGCGTGGATCCGACCACCGGCGAGGAGATCACCGCGCAGAATGGCCGCTACGGCCCATACCTCAAGCGCGGCAACGACTCTCGATCGCTGGCCACCGAAGAGCAGATGTTCGACATCACGCTCGAAGAGGCCCTGAAGATCTACGCGGAACCGAAACGCCGTGGCGGCCAACGCGCTTCGGCGCCGCCGCTGCGCGAACTGGGCAACGACCCCGCGACCGGCAAGCCGATGGTGATCAAGGACGGCCGCTTCGGGCCGTATGTCACCGACGGCGAGACCAACGCCAGCCTGCGCAAGGGCGACGACGTGCTGTCCCTGACCGACGAGCGGGCCGCCGAATTGCTCGCCGACCGCCGCGCGCGGGGCCCGGTCAAGCGCAAGAAGGCGACGAAGAAGGCACCCGCGAAGAAGAGGGCCGCCAAGAAGGCCTAAGGACTCTAAGCCTTCTCCTCCACAACGGATTCGGGTTCGGAG
The nucleotide sequence above comes from Mycolicibacterium moriokaense. Encoded proteins:
- a CDS encoding type II secretion system F family protein yields the protein MTGAALALALALLAAPRPSRHRLRARGPVSSTPPSVTARRAALVPAGVLVVALAFLLASVTSVGLVVATAITGATVGIRRRTRRRRRARAAEAVALQGALDTLVGELRVGAHPVAALGAAAVDVGGVVATALRTIAARARLGADVAVGLRSVAHRSSLPGQWERLAAGWQLAQHHGLAIGTLMQTAQRDLLERERFAARVDAGMAGARATAAVLAGLPVVGVGLGQLIGADPLSFLLSDGFGGWLLVIGVALACVGLLWCDRITSQVLR
- a CDS encoding type II secretion system F family protein → MICAAILMAVAVLLAPAGARARARALAGFGPRTSIRPAVPVAPDALATASTLEVLAACLRSGMAVSTAAAATAPSAPPHLARILTRASDMLALGAEPASAWTDPAKNTDDHAEALLRLARRSAASGAALAQGVAELAGQVHDDAADSARAAAERAGVLIAGPLGLCYLPAFVCLGIVPVVAGLATDVLGSGVL
- a CDS encoding DUF4244 domain-containing protein; this translates as MKSNWIRTSQAKLSLLIVDESGMSTVEYAIGTIAAAAFGAILYTVVTGDSIVSALTNIINRALNTNV
- a CDS encoding TadE family type IV pilus minor pilin, which produces MSSLIAVSTYIRCVDAAREAARLAARGDDGSAAAQAIAPDGAAIQLRRDGEHIVATVSARSAFLPGVTLAGRAVAALEPGVGG
- a CDS encoding Rv3654c family TadE-like protein; this encodes MWADDGAATPVAVAMMAVLVAVTVACVYLGAAVTARHRAQAAADLAALAAAGRLAQGAGTACAHAKELAEAMSTRVADCTVVGLDAVVAVEVAVALGRFGVGTARAVARAGPVE
- a CDS encoding PAS domain-containing protein; this encodes MNHDWLLVETLGSEPAVVAQGRLTKNLVPVSAFLRRNPHLMAIQTAIGETVRAGQGLSSITPKNDRVIRTEVIQMSDGRIHGVHVWIGPPDMEPPERPIPGPLIWDLTNGTATDTKESLFNSGWAPDSQVTHGRAFAEDLPKRELNPSEAEVLSMTIKREPGHTLCNSWDVRDYRGEPITIGFVARVLAEEADDGSQRLVLRAMNWRGESEGGADRRDVLAQRILKGLAQPGAHRALVDPTNWTLLKWLDDPAPFFNWRASLAGEHLVHPSDRHELARMAEEFEKGRTSGTLRLVANDGGWTPVHVTINRVELDDDVSAGLATLRPAES
- a CDS encoding DEAD/DEAH box helicase — protein: MADFGRELLASAVDGARSGGHDPLRHVADLPPRQGRRQGWPEWADPEVVQAFVDRGIEAPWSHQLAAANLANAGRHVVLSTGTASGKSLAYQLPILTALKADSRARVLYLSPTKALGHDQLRTAVALTEAVPGLRDVAPSAYDGDSLTEVRRFARERSRWIFSNPDMIHLSLLRNHARWAVFLRNLRYLVVDECHYYRGVFGSNVAMVLRRLLRLATRYSGAGSESSGPTVIFASATTASPAGTASELIGQTVTEVTEDGSPQGARTVALWEPALLDDLVGENGAPVRRSAGADAARVMGDLIAEGARTLTFVRSRRGAELTALGARARLEELAPDLADRVASYRAGYLAEDRRALERALADGELRGLATTNALELGVDIAGLDAVVLAGFPGTVTSFWQQAGRAGRRGQSALIVLIARDDPLDTYLVHHPAALLDKPIERVVIDPSNPYVLGPQLLCAATELPLTEAEVRMWNAEAVAASLVDDGLLRRRPTGYFATPGVDPHPAVDIRGSSGGQIAILEAETGRLLGTAGAGQAPASVHPGAVYLHQGESYVVDSLDFEDGVAFVHAEDPGYTTSARELTDIVVTGEGIRKTYGPVTVGLVPVSVTNTVIGYLRRELSGEVIDFVELEMPTRTLDTSAVMCTITPEALQDNGIDPLRVPGSLHAAEHAAIGLLPLVASCDRGDIGGVSTAVGPVDGLPTIFVYDGYPGGAGFADRGFEKIDVWWGATAAAIEACECPAGCPSCVQSPKCGNGNDPLDKEGAIRLLRLVLKELGGTTP
- a CDS encoding cold-shock protein, whose protein sequence is MPQGTVKWFNAEKGFGFIAPEDGSADVFVHYTEIQGSGFRTLEENQKVEFEVGQSPKGPQATGVRAV
- the topA gene encoding type I DNA topoisomerase, encoding MGDEDRSSGRNGGDEPSSRRANGSVRRLVIVESPTKARKIAGYLGSNYIVESSRGHIRDLPRNAADVPAKYKSEPWARLGVNVEDNFEPLYIISPEKKSTVAELKDLLKDVDELYLATDGDREGEAIAWHLLETLKPRIPVKRMVFHEITEPAIRAAAEDPRDLDNDLVDAQETRRILDRLYGYEVSPVLWKKVAPKLSAGRVQSVATRIIVSRERERMAFRSAGYWDVTAQLDASVSDPQASPPTFTAKLSSVDGLRVAAGRDFDSLGALKKPDEVVVLDESAAGALAAGLRGAQLEVSSVEQKPYTRKPYAPFMTSTLQQEAGRKLRFSSERTMSIAQRLYENGYITYMRTDSTTLSQSAINAARNQARQLYGEEYLHPQPRQYTRKVKNAQEAHEAIRPAGDVFQTPGQLHSQLDTDEFRLYELIWQRTVASQMADARGTTLSLRISGQSSDGRQVVFNASGRTITFAGFLKAYVESIDDQAGGEADDAESRLPQLKQGQRVDAKELTADGHTTSPPARYTEASLIKALEDLGIGRPSTYSSIIKTIQDRGYVHKKGSALVPSWVAFAVTGLLEQHFSRLVDYGFTAAMEDELDEIAAGHEQRTNWLTNFYFGGEHGVADSIARSGGLKKLVGVNLEGIDAREVNSIKLFDDAEGRPIYVRVGKNGAYLERMITGEDGEPTPQRANLKDELTPDELTLELAEKLFSTPQEGRSLGIDPETGHEIVAKDGRYGPYVTEVLPTPDEPDDDAGATAKKGKKPTGPKPRTGSLLRSMDLETVTLEDALRLLSLPRVVGVDPTTGEEITAQNGRYGPYLKRGNDSRSLATEEQMFDITLEEALKIYAEPKRRGGQRASAPPLRELGNDPATGKPMVIKDGRFGPYVTDGETNASLRKGDDVLSLTDERAAELLADRRARGPVKRKKATKKAPAKKRAAKKA